The following coding sequences lie in one uncultured Celeribacter sp. genomic window:
- a CDS encoding lytic murein transglycosylase — protein sequence MRSLGLVLALSLASPAVADVSCGGNFSSFVNKMKQSAVRQGHAQANVDRFFASVRHTPAVIKADRAQGVFQKTFIDFSRALISQNRIQNGAANASKYKSVFDRIERDYGVSRGVLLAFWALETDYGQVQGNFNTLNALMTLSHDCRRPELFQPQVFAALTLFEHGDFDPATTQGAWAGEIGMVQMLPKDILENGVDGDGDGHVRLKTSAPDALMSGAKMLRHLGWRANEPWLQEITLPSPLDWSTTGLNHKMSVRDWERLGVKPRSGSFRNGNLQASVLLPMGRNGPAFLAYPNFEVLFEWNKSFVYVTTAAYFATRLEGAPVYNAGNPDAGLSGAQMKQLQQKLVNMGYDVGGVDGILGEKTREAVQSVQEKLGLPADAWPTPALLSRL from the coding sequence ATGCGTTCTCTCGGCCTTGTGCTCGCCCTCTCCCTCGCCTCCCCCGCTGTTGCGGATGTCTCTTGTGGCGGAAATTTCTCAAGCTTTGTCAATAAGATGAAGCAATCCGCTGTGAGACAAGGCCATGCGCAGGCCAATGTCGACCGGTTCTTTGCCTCCGTCCGCCACACCCCCGCTGTCATCAAGGCCGACCGTGCGCAGGGCGTGTTTCAAAAGACATTCATCGACTTTTCCCGCGCTCTGATCAGCCAAAACCGGATTCAGAACGGCGCCGCCAATGCGTCGAAATACAAAAGCGTTTTCGACCGGATCGAGCGTGACTATGGCGTCTCGCGCGGCGTGCTTTTGGCCTTTTGGGCGCTTGAGACCGATTACGGTCAGGTGCAGGGAAACTTCAACACGCTGAACGCGCTGATGACACTGAGCCACGATTGTCGTCGCCCCGAGTTGTTCCAGCCGCAGGTCTTCGCAGCACTCACTCTTTTCGAGCATGGCGATTTCGACCCGGCAACAACGCAGGGCGCCTGGGCCGGTGAGATCGGCATGGTTCAGATGCTGCCGAAAGACATCCTTGAAAACGGTGTCGACGGCGACGGCGACGGTCATGTCCGGCTCAAAACCTCCGCCCCGGATGCGCTCATGTCCGGTGCGAAAATGCTGCGGCATCTGGGGTGGCGCGCGAATGAACCATGGTTGCAGGAAATCACCCTGCCCTCGCCCCTCGACTGGTCGACAACGGGCCTGAACCACAAAATGTCCGTGCGCGACTGGGAACGCCTCGGCGTCAAACCTCGCAGCGGATCTTTCCGCAATGGCAATCTTCAGGCCTCGGTGCTTTTGCCGATGGGCCGCAATGGTCCGGCTTTCCTCGCCTATCCGAATTTCGAGGTGCTGTTCGAGTGGAACAAGAGCTTTGTCTATGTGACCACCGCCGCCTATTTCGCCACCCGCCTCGAAGGTGCGCCGGTCTATAACGCGGGCAACCCGGATGCCGGACTGTCGGGCGCGCAGATGAAACAGCTGCAACAAAAGCTTGTGAACATGGGCTATGATGTCGGCGGCGTGGACGGCATTCTGGGCGAGAAAACCCGCGAGGCCGTACAAAGCGTTCAGGAAAAACTGGGCTTGCCGGCGGATGCCTGGCCGACGCCTGCGCTTTTGTCGCGCCTGTAA
- a CDS encoding LrgB family protein: MNEILNIWSYLSEGPLLWLTVTLFAYLIGLGCFNLSGNKPVVNPVLISMILLSALLKLTGTSYATYFEGAQFVHFMLGPATVALAVPLWQNWQRVKAAAVPMLAALVVGGTVSMASAVAIGYACGLRGELLLSLVPKAATSPVAIGVSEAIGGLPTLTVALVLITGVIGAVVTTPLLNALRIRDYRGRGFATGVAAHGIGTARAFQVHGTAGAFAGIGMVLNAILTALVAPLFVHLFF; this comes from the coding sequence ATGAATGAAATTCTCAACATCTGGAGCTACCTCTCCGAAGGGCCGCTGTTGTGGCTCACCGTCACGCTTTTCGCCTATCTCATCGGGCTGGGCTGTTTCAACCTGTCGGGCAATAAACCCGTGGTGAACCCCGTCTTGATCTCGATGATCCTGCTCTCCGCACTTTTGAAACTCACCGGCACCAGCTACGCGACCTATTTCGAGGGCGCGCAATTCGTGCATTTCATGTTGGGCCCGGCCACCGTCGCGCTCGCTGTGCCGCTTTGGCAGAACTGGCAGCGCGTCAAAGCCGCCGCCGTGCCGATGTTGGCCGCTTTGGTCGTGGGCGGCACCGTCTCCATGGCCTCGGCGGTCGCGATTGGGTACGCCTGCGGGTTGCGCGGCGAGCTGTTGCTCTCCTTGGTGCCCAAGGCCGCGACCTCTCCTGTCGCCATCGGCGTGTCCGAGGCCATCGGGGGCTTGCCGACCCTCACCGTGGCGCTGGTGCTGATCACCGGGGTCATTGGCGCGGTGGTGACCACGCCTTTGCTCAACGCCCTTCGCATCCGTGACTATCGCGGGCGCGGCTTTGCCACCGGAGTTGCGGCCCATGGCATCGGCACAGCGCGGGCCTTTCAGGTCCATGGCACGGCGGGGGCTTTCGCGGGCATCGGCATGGTGTTGAACGCCATCCTCACCGCCCTTGTCGCGCCGCTTTTTGTTCACCTGTTTTTCTAG
- the smc gene encoding chromosome segregation protein SMC yields the protein MRFTRLRLNGFKSFVDPTDLVIADGLTGVVGPNGCGKSNLLEALRWVMGENRPKAMRGAGMEDVIFAGASTRPARNFAEVCLMIDNSERLAPAGFNDSDSVEIIRRITRDAGSAYKVNTKDVRARDVSMLFADASTGAHSPALVRQGQISELINAKPKARRRILEEAAGISGLYQRRHEAELKLKGAETNLARVDDVIEQLASQLASLARQARQAARYREIGTELRHAEGLLHYRRWRDADLARSEAEDVLRTRLKQASEAERLAREAAKQREKFEEALPPLREEEAIAAAVLQRLTVSRDQLSDEERRAREMIETLSRRIDQLVADMAREEQLNKDAGETISRLEWEQRELIKAAEGHEPKLLDASAEASEASQILANRETTLTEMTEDVARLAARHQSATRLVEDNRKTLDRARGEADRARGAVETARETLAQSAEALEEAEAGQEEAVARTEEAEAMLIEADEARTEAQSREALARAARSEAEGEVGALKAEVAALAKMLDRDQIGGAQLLDLVKVKSGYEKALGAALSDDLRQPSIESYQASGWVTLPEYPDDQDLPNGVEALEDYVTAPPVLSRRLAQIGLVRAEDGARLQADLEPGQRLVSIEGDMWRWDGYRAGAEDAPSAAALRLQQLNRLEDLKQELVAAEAKASGAAQAHEHLKTELARLTEADRMAREARRDADRAMSEAARMLSKVENEKTLAEGKVENLGLAVARHEEEARGAEQRLREAEKTVKELPDLQAARSDIEEVKLAVEAARITMMTKRSSHDEIRREGEARTRRSQEVTKELSGWRHRLETAGKRIAELQERKETTEEELYEAAAQPEEIAEKREALMAQIEEAEHRRKRASDGLAVAEEGLREAVHAEREAERLASEARETRAASEARRDAAKETVEAALERIREELETTPAKLLEELDIDPEKIPSHEVIEVDVNRLKRLRDSLGAVNLRAEEDAKEVREEHDTLLKEKQDLEEAIKTLRSGIASLNREGRERLLTAFEQVNSNFSMLFTHLFGGGEARLMMVESEDPLEAGLEIMCQPPGKKLSTLSLLSGGEQTLTALALIFAVFMANPAPICVLDEVDAPLDDANVTRFCDMLDEMTQRTDTRFLVITHHAVTMARMDRLFGVTMQEQGVSQLVSVDLKKAEALVA from the coding sequence TTGCGTTTCACCCGTCTGCGTCTCAATGGCTTCAAAAGCTTTGTGGACCCCACCGATCTCGTGATCGCGGATGGGCTGACGGGCGTTGTCGGCCCGAACGGCTGTGGCAAATCGAATCTTCTGGAGGCGTTGCGCTGGGTGATGGGTGAAAACCGACCCAAGGCGATGCGGGGCGCGGGCATGGAAGATGTGATCTTCGCCGGTGCTTCGACGCGTCCTGCGCGCAATTTCGCCGAAGTCTGCCTGATGATCGACAACTCGGAGCGCCTCGCGCCCGCGGGTTTTAACGACAGCGACTCGGTCGAGATCATCCGCCGCATCACCCGCGACGCCGGCTCCGCCTATAAGGTGAACACCAAAGACGTGCGGGCGCGAGACGTCTCCATGCTCTTTGCCGACGCCTCCACCGGTGCGCATTCGCCGGCGCTTGTGCGTCAGGGTCAAATCTCAGAGCTGATCAACGCCAAACCTAAAGCGCGTCGTCGCATCTTGGAGGAAGCCGCCGGGATTTCGGGCCTCTATCAGCGCCGTCACGAGGCTGAGTTGAAACTCAAAGGCGCGGAAACCAACCTCGCCCGCGTCGATGACGTGATCGAACAGCTCGCGAGCCAATTGGCTTCGCTTGCCCGTCAGGCCCGCCAAGCCGCGCGCTACCGCGAAATCGGCACGGAGCTGCGCCATGCCGAGGGGCTTTTGCACTATCGCCGTTGGCGCGATGCCGATCTGGCCCGCTCCGAAGCTGAGGACGTGCTGCGCACCCGTTTGAAACAGGCGTCTGAGGCCGAGCGTCTCGCCCGCGAGGCCGCGAAACAGCGCGAAAAATTCGAAGAGGCCCTGCCGCCTTTGCGCGAGGAAGAGGCAATTGCGGCGGCTGTCTTGCAACGTCTCACTGTGTCACGCGATCAGCTCTCTGATGAAGAACGCCGCGCACGCGAGATGATCGAAACCCTGTCGCGCCGCATCGACCAACTGGTCGCCGACATGGCACGCGAGGAACAGCTCAACAAGGATGCGGGCGAGACGATTTCGCGTCTGGAATGGGAACAACGCGAGCTGATCAAAGCCGCCGAAGGTCATGAACCGAAACTGTTGGACGCTTCCGCCGAGGCCTCGGAAGCCAGTCAGATTTTAGCGAACCGCGAAACCACGCTGACTGAAATGACCGAAGACGTCGCCCGTCTTGCGGCGCGGCATCAATCGGCGACGCGTCTGGTCGAGGACAACCGCAAGACGCTGGACCGCGCACGTGGCGAGGCGGATCGAGCACGAGGCGCGGTAGAGACGGCGCGCGAAACCTTGGCGCAGTCCGCGGAGGCTTTGGAAGAGGCCGAAGCTGGGCAGGAAGAAGCCGTCGCGCGCACCGAAGAGGCCGAGGCGATGTTGATTGAGGCCGACGAGGCCCGAACAGAGGCGCAATCGCGCGAAGCGCTGGCCCGTGCCGCGCGCTCCGAGGCCGAGGGCGAGGTCGGTGCGCTGAAGGCGGAAGTGGCGGCTTTGGCGAAGATGCTTGACCGCGACCAGATCGGCGGCGCGCAGCTTTTGGATTTGGTGAAAGTCAAATCAGGATATGAAAAAGCACTCGGCGCGGCGCTTTCTGATGATCTAAGACAGCCTTCGATTGAAAGCTATCAGGCTTCCGGTTGGGTCACTTTGCCGGAGTACCCGGACGATCAGGATCTGCCCAATGGGGTGGAGGCGCTTGAGGATTACGTCACTGCACCCCCGGTTTTGAGCCGTCGTCTGGCGCAGATCGGGCTGGTGCGGGCCGAAGATGGCGCACGGTTGCAGGCCGATCTCGAACCGGGCCAGCGCCTCGTTTCAATCGAAGGCGACATGTGGCGATGGGACGGCTATCGCGCGGGGGCCGAGGATGCGCCCTCGGCGGCGGCGCTGCGTTTGCAACAGCTCAATCGGCTCGAAGACCTGAAACAGGAATTGGTCGCAGCAGAAGCCAAAGCCAGCGGCGCGGCGCAGGCGCATGAGCATTTGAAAACGGAATTGGCCCGCCTGACCGAGGCCGACCGCATGGCGCGTGAGGCGCGCCGAGATGCCGATCGCGCCATGTCCGAAGCGGCGCGCATGCTGTCGAAGGTCGAGAATGAAAAGACGCTGGCGGAGGGCAAGGTCGAGAACCTCGGCCTCGCCGTGGCACGCCACGAGGAAGAGGCGCGGGGCGCGGAACAACGTCTGCGCGAGGCGGAAAAAACGGTGAAGGAGCTGCCGGATTTGCAGGCCGCGCGCTCGGACATCGAAGAGGTAAAACTTGCGGTCGAGGCCGCGCGGATCACCATGATGACGAAGCGCTCGTCGCATGACGAAATCCGTCGCGAAGGTGAGGCCCGCACAAGGCGGTCGCAGGAAGTCACCAAGGAGTTGTCCGGCTGGCGGCACCGTCTGGAAACGGCGGGCAAACGGATTGCCGAGCTTCAGGAGCGCAAGGAAACAACCGAGGAAGAGCTTTACGAGGCCGCCGCCCAGCCCGAGGAAATCGCCGAAAAGCGCGAGGCCTTGATGGCGCAGATCGAGGAGGCGGAGCATCGTCGGAAACGCGCGTCTGACGGTTTGGCCGTGGCCGAAGAAGGTCTGCGCGAGGCGGTACATGCGGAGCGCGAGGCAGAGCGTTTGGCGTCGGAGGCGCGTGAAACGCGGGCTGCGTCAGAGGCCCGGCGCGATGCGGCGAAAGAGACCGTCGAGGCGGCGCTTGAGCGTATCCGTGAAGAGTTGGAGACCACGCCCGCGAAACTTTTGGAGGAGCTGGACATTGACCCGGAGAAAATCCCCTCGCATGAGGTGATCGAGGTCGATGTGAACCGGTTGAAACGCCTGCGCGACAGCCTGGGTGCGGTGAACCTCAGGGCCGAGGAAGATGCAAAAGAGGTGCGTGAGGAACACGATACCCTTTTGAAAGAAAAGCAGGATCTGGAAGAGGCGATCAAGACGCTGCGCTCCGGGATTGCCTCTTTGAACCGCGAGGGGCGGGAGCGTTTGCTGACCGCCTTCGAGCAGGTGAACAGCAATTTCTCCATGCTCTTCACCCACCTCTTCGGTGGTGGCGAAGCGCGGCTCATGATGGTTGAAAGCGAAGATCCGCTGGAGGCCGGGCTTGAGATTATGTGTCAGCCGCCGGGCAAGAAATTGTCGACGCTGTCGCTCTTGTCGGGGGGCGAACAGACGCTCACCGCGCTGGCGCTGATTTTTGCCGTGTTCATGGCGAACCCGGCGCCGATCTGTGTGCTGGACGAGGTCGACGCACCGCTGGACGACGCCAACGTGACGCGGTTCTGCGATATGCTTGACGAGATGACCCAGCGCACCGATACGCGGTTTTTGGTGATCACCCACCACGCCGTGACGATGGCCCGCATGGACCGCCTGTTCGGCGTGACCATGCAGGAACAAGGTGTCTCGCAGCTGGTGTCCGTGGACCTGAAAAAGGCCGAGGCGCTTGTTGCGTAA
- a CDS encoding siderophore-interacting protein, with amino-acid sequence MTAPTIRRMRHELKFRDLTVASTERLTPHMIRITLSGADLADFASGSFDDHLKVFVPTSDEPAKRDYTPRRFDTEAQELIIDFADHGEGPAASWARDVKSGDTVQVAGPRGSRVIEGEIAHWVLIGDETALPAMGRKLEELPAGVKVTMIAAVPGTEDEQKIESTADVTTHWVHRPLDQATEAQPFLDALPQITLTPNTFVWIATEADIAKQLREAVLEMGHPLQWLKAAGYWINGEAEASIKDLDAPAGGHGVGMGKGMGRG; translated from the coding sequence ATGACTGCCCCCACCATCCGCCGCATGCGGCATGAGCTGAAATTCCGCGACCTTACCGTGGCCAGCACCGAACGCCTGACCCCGCATATGATCCGCATCACATTGAGCGGGGCCGATCTGGCGGATTTCGCCAGCGGGTCGTTTGACGATCACCTCAAGGTCTTTGTGCCCACGAGCGATGAGCCCGCCAAACGCGACTACACCCCGCGCCGCTTTGACACCGAAGCGCAAGAGTTGATCATCGACTTCGCCGATCACGGCGAAGGCCCGGCGGCAAGCTGGGCGCGCGATGTGAAATCCGGGGACACGGTTCAGGTCGCTGGCCCGCGTGGCTCGCGCGTGATCGAAGGCGAGATCGCCCATTGGGTGTTGATCGGCGACGAAACCGCGCTCCCCGCCATGGGTCGTAAACTCGAAGAACTGCCCGCAGGTGTGAAGGTCACGATGATCGCCGCCGTGCCGGGCACCGAGGATGAGCAAAAAATTGAAAGCACTGCCGATGTGACGACCCATTGGGTGCATCGCCCGCTGGATCAAGCGACCGAGGCTCAGCCTTTCTTGGACGCTCTGCCGCAGATCACGTTGACGCCAAACACCTTTGTCTGGATCGCCACAGAGGCTGACATCGCCAAGCAACTGCGCGAGGCTGTGCTGGAGATGGGTCATCCGCTGCAATGGCTGAAGGCGGCGGGCTATTGGATCAACGGCGAGGCCGAAGCCTCGATCAAGGATCTCGACGCCCCCGCAGGTGGCCATGGCGTCGGTATGGGAAAAGGGATGGGACGCGGCTAA
- a CDS encoding CidA/LrgA family protein, with protein MIFHFGLFLGFQLVGEILARTLSLNLPGPVIGMILLAALLLLHPRIGQAIEKTATGFLSHLSLLFVPAGVGVVQYLDQISDIGLPLATALVGSTVLSIAAGALTFKYVNRLRGVPDETPE; from the coding sequence ATGATCTTTCATTTCGGACTCTTTCTAGGCTTCCAGCTGGTCGGCGAAATTCTCGCCCGGACGCTGTCCCTGAACCTCCCCGGCCCGGTCATCGGCATGATCCTCTTGGCCGCGCTTTTGTTGCTACACCCCCGCATCGGGCAGGCGATTGAGAAAACCGCCACCGGCTTTCTCTCGCATCTCTCGTTGCTCTTCGTGCCTGCGGGCGTCGGCGTGGTGCAATATCTCGATCAGATCTCCGACATCGGCCTGCCGCTTGCGACCGCCCTTGTCGGCTCCACGGTCCTCTCCATCGCAGCGGGAGCTTTGACCTTCAAATATGTGAACCGCTTAAGAGGCGTCCCCGACGAAACCCCGGAATGA
- a CDS encoding NADPH-dependent FMN reductase: MTLKLLGISGALRTQSTNTKLMHEAVRLFGPCDFTRADLRLPLYDADLEAEGMPEAVTTLAEQIRDADAVVIATPEYNKMIPGLLKNALDWISRTGMKPWEYKPVAIMSAAGGRAGGERSQYSLRWAMTPFNAHILQAPEVLVADSSNAFDDQGRLINERTIAGLEKLMTALREAASQPV; encoded by the coding sequence ATGACCTTGAAGCTTCTCGGCATCTCCGGCGCTCTGCGCACGCAGTCGACCAACACCAAGCTCATGCACGAGGCTGTGCGCCTGTTTGGGCCCTGTGACTTCACTCGCGCCGATCTGCGCCTGCCGCTGTACGACGCGGATCTGGAGGCGGAAGGCATGCCCGAAGCGGTCACCACATTGGCGGAACAGATCAGAGACGCCGATGCCGTGGTGATCGCGACACCCGAATATAACAAGATGATCCCCGGCCTGTTGAAAAACGCGCTCGACTGGATCAGCCGCACGGGCATGAAGCCTTGGGAGTACAAACCCGTCGCGATCATGTCAGCGGCGGGAGGGCGCGCGGGCGGAGAGCGGTCGCAATATTCGCTGCGATGGGCAATGACGCCTTTCAACGCGCATATCCTGCAAGCGCCGGAGGTCTTGGTCGCGGACAGCTCGAACGCCTTCGACGACCAAGGGCGGCTCATCAATGAGCGCACGATTGCAGGGCTTGAAAAGCTGATGACAGCTTTGCGCGAGGCGGCTTCACAGCCGGTTTGA
- a CDS encoding MOSC domain-containing protein: MRLARITTYPVKSLTGTDHAAVKVQGFGIVGDRRWAVVYPNGKVATRRELPQMAHLNAVDTETGVSISFEGSRLDVPYPSGAAVSVRVFSTEIEAVEDAGNYASHFLSSALEREVRLIYFPDHARRPVDRIYAPDGHYTALSDGFPMLLTTQASLAELNAELASPVEMRRFRPNIVIAGDIEPWSEDTWRVLRIGSTVLRIVKPCDRCVMTTQDPQTGEQTHPHEPLATLRRIHRSVSGKIIFGQNMVVEEEGNMVLGDEVEVLETGPSNLLDPKRGGMQSF; this comes from the coding sequence ATGAGACTGGCGCGCATCACCACCTATCCCGTAAAAAGTCTGACCGGCACGGATCACGCGGCCGTCAAGGTTCAGGGTTTTGGGATCGTCGGGGACCGACGCTGGGCGGTGGTCTATCCGAACGGTAAGGTGGCAACGCGGCGTGAATTGCCCCAAATGGCGCATTTGAACGCGGTCGACACAGAGACAGGTGTCTCGATTTCCTTCGAGGGCAGTCGTCTTGATGTGCCCTATCCAAGTGGGGCCGCCGTTTCGGTTCGCGTGTTTTCGACCGAGATCGAGGCCGTCGAAGACGCCGGCAATTACGCCTCGCATTTTCTGTCTTCCGCACTCGAGCGCGAGGTGCGTCTGATCTATTTCCCGGATCATGCGCGCCGTCCCGTGGATCGCATCTATGCGCCCGACGGTCATTATACCGCCCTGTCCGATGGGTTTCCGATGCTTTTGACGACACAGGCCTCTTTGGCCGAATTGAACGCAGAACTGGCCTCGCCCGTCGAAATGCGCCGCTTCCGCCCCAATATCGTGATTGCGGGCGACATCGAGCCCTGGAGCGAGGACACGTGGCGTGTGCTGCGCATCGGGTCCACCGTGTTGCGGATCGTCAAACCCTGTGACCGTTGTGTTATGACGACGCAGGACCCGCAAACCGGCGAACAGACCCACCCGCACGAGCCCTTGGCCACGCTGCGCCGTATTCACCGATCCGTGTCGGGTAAGATCATCTTCGGTCAAAACATGGTGGTCGAAGAAGAGGGCAATATGGTGCTGGGCGATGAGGTCGAGGTGCTGGAAACCGGGCCGTCCAACCTGCTGGACCCGAAACGTGGCGGGATGCAGTCCTTTTAG
- the cbiB gene encoding adenosylcobinamide-phosphate synthase CbiB yields MNTAAALFLALALDAIFGEPKWLWNRMPHPAVLMGRLIGWADRQFNQGAGRKAKGILVMTALVIGAAALGSVLRHIPLVEIFLGAILLAQRSLVDHVKAVAHGLETSLEAGRHAVSMIVGRDTSEMDTPAVARGAIESAAENFSDGVIAPAFWFLLFGLPGILVYKITNTADSMIGYRTEKYRDFGWAAARLDDLLNLIPARLTALLLFPWRNMRGSHEEKLSLWQEFYTDARRHRSPNAGWPEAALSRKLGIALSGPRAYHGELRDYPWVNRCGREATVGDIDAACVQLWRAWSIVLFCLAFLSFA; encoded by the coding sequence GTGAACACTGCCGCCGCGCTCTTTCTCGCTCTGGCGCTCGACGCGATTTTCGGGGAACCGAAATGGCTTTGGAACCGGATGCCGCATCCCGCCGTCCTGATGGGGCGGTTGATCGGCTGGGCCGACCGGCAGTTCAATCAAGGCGCCGGACGCAAAGCCAAGGGCATCCTCGTGATGACGGCTTTGGTGATCGGCGCTGCCGCACTTGGGAGTGTGCTGCGCCACATCCCGCTGGTTGAGATCTTTCTGGGCGCCATTCTTCTCGCCCAAAGGTCGCTGGTCGATCACGTTAAGGCGGTCGCGCACGGGCTCGAGACCTCGCTTGAGGCCGGACGTCATGCCGTGTCGATGATCGTCGGACGGGACACCTCCGAGATGGACACCCCCGCCGTCGCGCGCGGTGCCATTGAATCTGCGGCGGAAAATTTCTCCGACGGTGTGATCGCACCCGCCTTCTGGTTCCTGCTCTTCGGTCTGCCGGGTATTCTGGTCTATAAAATCACCAACACCGCCGACAGCATGATCGGCTATCGCACCGAGAAGTATCGCGATTTTGGTTGGGCCGCCGCACGTTTAGACGATCTGCTCAATCTGATCCCTGCCCGCCTCACCGCGCTCTTGCTGTTTCCGTGGCGGAACATGCGTGGATCACACGAGGAAAAGCTTTCGCTCTGGCAAGAGTTCTATACCGACGCCCGCCGTCATCGCTCCCCCAACGCAGGCTGGCCAGAGGCCGCCCTGTCGCGCAAACTTGGCATCGCCCTCTCCGGCCCCCGCGCCTATCATGGCGAACTGCGCGACTACCCATGGGTCAATCGCTGTGGCCGCGAGGCCACCGTCGGTGACATTGACGCCGCCTGCGTCCAGCTGTGGCGGGCATGGTCCATCGTTTTGTTCTGCCTCGCTTTCCTGTCATTTGCCTGA